The following are from one region of the Simiduia agarivorans SA1 = DSM 21679 genome:
- the fadB gene encoding fatty acid oxidation complex subunit alpha FadB, giving the protein MIYSGKAITVRALDNGIAELCFDLADDSVNKFNQLTLAELKDATAAVAADKSIKGLLVTSGKDCFIVGADITEFGANFSKSEEDIAAEVFETNKIFNAVEDLPIPTVTAINGVALGGGLEMALATDYRVLAEGVKIGLPEVKLGIMPGFGGSVRLPRIIGADNAIEWIAGGSENRAEKAFADGAVDALVAPALLRDAAIDLLNRAISGELDYKAKRQEKLEKLKINDIESLMVFETAKGFVAGKAGKHYPAPVTAVKSMQKNSTLGRDDALKVEAASIGKLAKTGAAASLVSLFLGDQMLMKKGKKQAAGAKKIEQGAVLGAGIMGGGIAYQSAYKGTPIMMKDIAQAGLDLGMGEAAKLLSKLVERGRMTTDKMAKVLTAITPTLSYEGIDKADVVVEAVVENPKVKHAVLAEVEGKMRADAILSSNTSTISIDYLAQPLKRPENFCGMHFFNPVHKMPLVEVIRGAKTSDTAVAATVGYALAMGKKPVVVRDCPGFLVNRILSPYMGCFMQMVNEGADFVQIDKVMEKFGWPMGPAYLCDVVGIDTGVHAGETMSEGFPDRMKYDFKTASEVLYEAKRFGQKNGKGYYAYELDKKGRQKKVADESVWALLKDHVAPRKDVSDEEITERLMVSLCLEAVRCLEDGIVDSATELDMALIYGIGFPPFLGGAIRYMESMGLANFVAIADKYAHLGGLYKVTDQLRAKAEAGQSYFA; this is encoded by the coding sequence ATGATTTATTCAGGCAAGGCGATCACTGTACGCGCGCTGGACAATGGCATAGCGGAGCTGTGTTTTGATCTGGCTGACGACTCCGTCAATAAATTCAACCAACTGACGCTGGCCGAGCTGAAAGATGCCACGGCGGCTGTGGCGGCTGACAAAAGCATCAAGGGCCTGCTGGTTACCAGTGGCAAAGATTGCTTTATCGTGGGGGCCGACATCACTGAATTTGGCGCCAACTTCTCCAAGTCCGAAGAAGACATCGCCGCCGAGGTGTTTGAAACCAACAAGATCTTTAATGCGGTGGAAGACCTGCCTATTCCCACCGTGACTGCCATCAACGGCGTGGCGCTGGGTGGCGGTCTGGAAATGGCCCTGGCCACCGACTACCGCGTGCTGGCCGAAGGCGTGAAAATCGGCCTGCCGGAAGTGAAGCTGGGCATCATGCCGGGCTTTGGTGGTTCTGTTCGTCTGCCGCGCATCATCGGTGCGGATAACGCCATCGAGTGGATTGCCGGCGGTAGCGAGAACCGTGCGGAAAAAGCCTTTGCCGACGGCGCTGTCGATGCGCTGGTTGCACCGGCATTGCTGCGCGATGCAGCGATCGATTTGCTGAATCGTGCCATCAGCGGCGAGCTGGATTACAAAGCCAAGCGCCAGGAAAAACTGGAAAAGCTCAAGATCAACGACATCGAATCCCTGATGGTGTTTGAAACCGCCAAGGGCTTCGTAGCCGGTAAAGCGGGCAAGCATTACCCTGCGCCGGTAACCGCCGTAAAATCCATGCAGAAAAACTCCACCCTGGGTCGCGACGACGCACTTAAAGTAGAAGCTGCCAGCATTGGTAAGCTGGCAAAAACCGGCGCTGCTGCAAGCCTGGTAAGCCTGTTCCTGGGTGACCAGATGCTGATGAAAAAAGGCAAGAAGCAAGCCGCCGGCGCGAAGAAAATCGAGCAAGGTGCTGTGCTGGGTGCCGGTATCATGGGTGGCGGTATTGCTTACCAGTCGGCCTACAAAGGCACGCCCATCATGATGAAAGACATCGCCCAGGCGGGTCTGGATCTGGGCATGGGCGAAGCCGCCAAGCTGTTGTCCAAACTGGTTGAGCGCGGTCGCATGACCACCGACAAAATGGCTAAAGTACTGACCGCCATTACGCCGACGCTCAGTTACGAAGGCATCGACAAAGCCGATGTGGTGGTGGAAGCCGTGGTGGAAAACCCCAAGGTCAAACACGCCGTGTTGGCAGAAGTGGAAGGCAAAATGCGCGCGGATGCCATTCTGTCATCAAACACCTCCACCATTTCTATCGATTATCTGGCGCAGCCACTCAAGCGCCCGGAAAATTTCTGCGGCATGCACTTCTTTAACCCGGTGCACAAGATGCCATTGGTGGAAGTGATCCGCGGTGCCAAAACCTCCGACACCGCCGTGGCGGCGACCGTGGGTTACGCACTGGCCATGGGCAAAAAGCCCGTTGTAGTCCGCGACTGCCCCGGCTTTTTGGTGAACCGCATCCTGTCGCCCTACATGGGCTGCTTTATGCAGATGGTTAACGAAGGCGCCGACTTCGTGCAGATCGACAAGGTCATGGAAAAATTCGGCTGGCCCATGGGCCCCGCTTACCTGTGTGACGTGGTGGGTATCGACACCGGTGTACACGCCGGCGAAACCATGAGCGAAGGCTTCCCCGATCGCATGAAGTACGACTTCAAAACTGCCAGCGAAGTGCTGTACGAGGCCAAGCGTTTTGGTCAGAAGAACGGCAAAGGCTATTACGCTTACGAGCTGGACAAAAAAGGTCGCCAGAAAAAAGTGGCCGACGAGTCTGTGTGGGCGCTGTTGAAAGATCATGTGGCACCGCGCAAGGACGTGTCTGATGAGGAAATCACCGAGCGCCTGATGGTCTCCCTGTGTCTGGAAGCGGTTCGCTGCCTGGAAGACGGCATTGTGGATTCTGCCACCGAACTGGATATGGCACTCATATACGGCATTGGTTTCCCACCCTTCCTGGGCGGCGCCATCCGTTATATGGAGTCCATGGGCCTGGCTAACTTTGTGGCCATCGCCGACAAATACGCGCACCTTGGCGGCTTGTACAAGGTGACCGATCAACTGCGCGCCAAGGCGGAAGCCGGCCAGAGCTACTTCGCCTAA
- the fadA gene encoding acetyl-CoA C-acyltransferase FadA yields the protein MSLNPRDAVIVDCGRTAMGRSKGGVFRFTRAEDLSADLVNSLLERNPKVDPAEVEDVIWGCVNQTKEQGWNIARMMSLMTKIPHTAAGQTVSRLCGSSMSALHTAAQAIQTNNGDVFIVGGVEHMGHLPMDHGVDPNPRLSKHAAKAAGMMGLTAEFLALMHGMSREQQDAFGERSHRLAHKATLEGKFAREILAREGHDANGFKIMVSTDETIRPETTVEGLAKLPPAFNPKGGTVTAGTSSQISDGASCMIVMSAERAEALGIQPIAVIRAMAVAGVDPSIMGYGPVPSTQKALKRAGLSMDDIEIVELNEAFAAQALPVLKDLGILDKMDDKVNLHGGAIALGHPFGCSGTRITTTLLNVMADKDATFGVSTMCVGLGQGITTVIERLK from the coding sequence ATGAGCTTAAATCCAAGAGATGCCGTTATTGTCGATTGCGGTCGTACGGCCATGGGGCGTTCCAAAGGCGGCGTATTCCGTTTCACCCGTGCCGAAGATCTGTCGGCCGATCTGGTGAACTCACTGCTGGAACGTAACCCCAAGGTTGATCCGGCAGAAGTGGAAGATGTGATCTGGGGCTGTGTGAACCAGACCAAAGAACAAGGCTGGAACATCGCGCGCATGATGTCGCTGATGACCAAAATTCCACACACTGCAGCCGGCCAGACTGTGAGCCGTTTGTGCGGTTCTTCCATGAGTGCACTGCACACGGCGGCGCAGGCCATTCAGACCAACAATGGTGATGTATTCATCGTGGGTGGTGTGGAGCACATGGGCCACCTGCCCATGGATCACGGTGTAGATCCCAACCCGCGTTTGTCCAAGCACGCCGCCAAGGCGGCGGGCATGATGGGCCTGACCGCCGAATTCCTGGCCCTGATGCACGGCATGAGCCGCGAGCAGCAGGACGCCTTCGGTGAGCGCTCCCATCGTCTGGCCCACAAAGCCACATTGGAGGGTAAATTCGCCCGCGAAATCCTGGCCCGCGAAGGCCACGATGCCAATGGCTTCAAAATCATGGTGAGCACCGACGAAACCATTCGTCCGGAAACCACCGTGGAAGGTCTGGCAAAACTGCCACCGGCGTTCAATCCCAAAGGTGGCACCGTGACCGCCGGTACCTCCTCACAGATTTCCGACGGCGCCAGCTGTATGATTGTGATGAGTGCCGAGCGCGCCGAAGCCCTGGGCATTCAGCCCATTGCGGTGATCCGCGCCATGGCCGTTGCCGGTGTTGATCCGTCCATTATGGGTTACGGCCCTGTGCCTTCCACCCAAAAAGCGCTCAAGCGTGCCGGCCTCAGCATGGACGACATTGAAATCGTCGAACTGAACGAAGCCTTTGCCGCGCAAGCCCTGCCGGTACTGAAAGACCTGGGCATCCTCGACAAAATGGATGACAAGGTTAACCTGCACGGCGGCGCCATCGCACTGGGTCACCCCTTTGGTTGCTCTGGTACCCGTATCACCACCACGCTGTTGAACGTCATGGCCGACAAAGACGCTACCTTCGGTGTGTCTACCATGTGCGTGGGTCTGGGCCAGGGTATCACCACCGTCATCGAGCGCTTGAAATAA
- a CDS encoding transporter substrate-binding domain-containing protein, whose amino-acid sequence MPAVAVAMDVLVLPSPQVATDARNEYKNAVLLRALELTRPEFGDFELNLNGPKMKRLRALSAIRTGELINTYFSVESPEWEENAIRIDVPIRRGIVNYRLLLVHRDNANVIGSANSVQDLRRFTAGVQSDWSTKGFLERYGMPTVAGESYKGLFVMLAEKRFDYLLRGVHEVYQELEHRADVHASLVVAPDIALYMPLSTYTYVSPASPRIAERLTLGLNRMLQSGELNAMFRQYFQSALDKADLCQRRLLFFSEEDKQQHVNRSLAFIDPCEAQSE is encoded by the coding sequence ATGCCCGCAGTGGCAGTGGCTATGGATGTACTGGTATTGCCCTCGCCTCAAGTGGCCACTGACGCGAGAAATGAATATAAAAACGCTGTGCTGTTGCGTGCGTTGGAGCTTACACGTCCCGAATTTGGCGATTTTGAGCTGAACTTGAATGGCCCGAAAATGAAACGCCTTCGGGCCCTGTCAGCCATCCGTACCGGCGAATTGATCAATACGTATTTTTCGGTTGAGAGTCCTGAGTGGGAAGAAAACGCTATTCGCATTGATGTCCCCATACGAAGGGGTATTGTGAATTATCGGTTGTTACTGGTGCACCGCGATAATGCCAACGTGATTGGCAGTGCAAACTCTGTGCAGGATCTGCGGCGCTTCACCGCTGGCGTGCAAAGTGATTGGTCAACCAAGGGATTTCTTGAGCGCTATGGTATGCCAACGGTAGCTGGAGAAAGTTACAAAGGGTTATTTGTCATGCTGGCTGAGAAACGCTTTGATTACCTGCTACGGGGTGTTCATGAAGTTTATCAAGAACTCGAGCATCGGGCAGATGTTCACGCGTCATTGGTGGTCGCGCCAGACATTGCACTCTACATGCCCTTGAGCACTTATACCTATGTATCTCCCGCATCGCCGCGCATCGCCGAGAGACTGACATTGGGTTTGAATCGCATGCTGCAAAGTGGTGAATTGAATGCCATGTTCAGGCAATACTTTCAGTCGGCGCTGGACAAGGCTGATTTATGTCAGCGCCGATTGCTGTTTTTCAGCGAGGAAGACAAACAACAACACGTTAATCGCTCGCTGGCATTTATTGATCCGTGCGAAGCGCAATCAGAATAA
- a CDS encoding PilT/PilU family type 4a pilus ATPase, with product MNELKGLLSVMVARSASDLYVNAEARPTLKIDNQFHALAGPALPRAQVDALINDLLTDEQRQQLQADKGLDFGMGFDGVGRFRVNVYFQKGSLAMVVRYIKDRIPALSELGLPDVLHDLALESRGLVLVVGATGTGKSTTLASMIDFRNTHRPGHILTVEDPIEYTHQHKQSLISQREIGIDTHSYADALRFGLREAPDVIMIGEIRDPETARQALRYAETGHLCLSTMHANNAHQAIDRMLNFFPHDEQVRVRQDLAQYLLGIVSQRRATGVDGRRVTPVELLLNSPYIAELIDSGKHEKIKDAMASGDNPNCQTFDDSLYHLITAGRISEEEGMRLADSRINLALRFKMGKAESGSRYLTPQKHWLSKSVDFSRFRTFAVQPAGAGLSRRPDLEAILKQAIESGFRDRGYALSHEKPDLLVRFGFGVGQAPEWVAPDESSELQVAEQGAGRGILVVQATTSAGKPVWHLMASRTTGQQARDQQEINVEIASLLSSLPLAQKASRARAVTG from the coding sequence ATGAACGAGCTCAAAGGATTGCTGTCTGTTATGGTGGCGCGCTCTGCATCTGATTTGTACGTCAATGCAGAGGCCAGGCCCACCTTGAAAATCGACAATCAATTTCACGCGCTCGCCGGTCCGGCGTTGCCGCGTGCGCAGGTGGATGCGCTGATCAATGACCTGCTCACCGATGAACAACGCCAGCAACTGCAGGCCGATAAAGGCCTGGATTTTGGCATGGGCTTTGATGGCGTCGGGCGTTTCCGGGTGAACGTTTACTTCCAGAAAGGCAGTCTGGCCATGGTGGTGCGTTATATCAAGGATCGCATACCGGCACTCAGTGAACTGGGATTACCCGATGTGTTGCACGACCTGGCGCTGGAAAGCCGGGGGCTGGTGTTGGTGGTGGGGGCCACAGGTACCGGTAAATCCACCACGCTGGCGTCGATGATCGACTTCCGCAATACTCACAGGCCCGGCCATATTCTCACGGTGGAAGACCCCATCGAATACACCCACCAGCACAAACAATCGCTGATCAGTCAGCGTGAAATTGGTATCGATACTCATAGCTATGCCGATGCCCTGCGTTTCGGTTTGCGCGAAGCGCCGGATGTGATCATGATTGGCGAAATCCGCGATCCGGAAACTGCCCGCCAGGCGCTGCGCTACGCTGAAACCGGGCACCTGTGTTTGTCCACCATGCATGCCAATAATGCGCACCAGGCCATCGACCGGATGCTCAATTTTTTCCCGCACGATGAACAAGTGCGCGTGCGTCAGGACCTGGCGCAGTACCTGTTGGGCATTGTCAGCCAGCGTCGCGCCACCGGCGTGGATGGCCGGCGGGTGACGCCGGTGGAGTTGTTGCTGAACTCGCCCTACATCGCCGAACTGATCGATAGCGGCAAGCATGAAAAAATCAAAGACGCCATGGCCTCCGGCGATAACCCCAATTGCCAGACCTTCGATGATTCGCTCTATCATCTGATTACTGCCGGCCGCATCAGCGAAGAGGAGGGCATGCGGTTGGCAGATTCGCGCATTAATCTGGCGTTGCGTTTCAAAATGGGCAAAGCCGAGAGTGGCAGCCGTTACCTGACGCCACAAAAGCATTGGCTTTCAAAATCCGTGGATTTTTCCCGCTTCAGAACGTTTGCAGTGCAGCCAGCAGGTGCGGGTTTGTCACGACGGCCAGACCTGGAAGCGATTCTGAAGCAGGCTATCGAATCCGGTTTTCGTGACCGGGGTTATGCGTTATCGCACGAAAAACCGGATCTTCTGGTGCGCTTTGGGTTTGGTGTGGGGCAGGCGCCAGAATGGGTGGCACCCGATGAATCAAGCGAGCTGCAAGTTGCTGAGCAGGGCGCGGGTCGCGGCATTCTGGTGGTGCAGGCAACCACGTCCGCCGGCAAACCTGTGTGGCATTTGATGGCATCGCGCACTACCGGTCAGCAGGCGCGGGACCAGCAGGAAATCAACGTGGAAATTGCCAGCTTACTCAGCTCCCTGCCGCTGGCACAAAAAGCCTCGCGTGCACGTGCGGTTACCGGTTGA
- a CDS encoding helix-turn-helix domain-containing protein produces the protein MAQADALLDTLKAQLRAHKIRYREVAQALSLSEASIKRLFSTRGFDLPQLECICRLMGLEISDLFQAMHGQTALKQLTLEQEQTIASDATMLLVTVCVLNRWRLEDLTQHYQLTEAQCIQLLAKLDRMQVIDLLPKNRIKLKISPNFRWRPGGPIERFFMERLQRELFQADFSKPENKLHVLNGMLSTSGQQELQRKLDQLIIDFERLNQADARLDVAERHGTTLVLAMRDWQYQAFRTLNR, from the coding sequence ATGGCACAGGCCGACGCGCTGCTCGATACCCTCAAAGCCCAGCTCCGGGCGCACAAGATCCGCTACCGGGAGGTGGCGCAAGCCTTGTCGCTGTCGGAAGCCAGCATCAAACGGCTATTCAGTACCCGCGGCTTCGATCTGCCGCAACTGGAATGCATTTGCCGGCTGATGGGGCTGGAAATTTCCGATCTGTTTCAGGCCATGCACGGCCAAACCGCGTTAAAGCAGCTGACACTGGAGCAGGAACAAACCATTGCCAGTGATGCCACCATGTTATTGGTGACCGTGTGCGTATTGAATCGCTGGCGGCTGGAAGACCTGACCCAACACTATCAGCTGACCGAAGCTCAATGCATACAGCTGTTGGCTAAACTCGATCGCATGCAGGTCATCGACCTGTTACCCAAAAACCGCATCAAATTGAAAATTTCACCCAATTTCCGCTGGCGCCCAGGTGGCCCTATTGAACGCTTTTTTATGGAACGGCTGCAACGGGAATTATTTCAGGCTGACTTTTCCAAACCTGAAAACAAATTGCATGTACTGAACGGGATGTTGTCGACCTCCGGCCAACAGGAACTTCAACGCAAACTGGACCAATTGATTATTGATTTTGAGCGCCTGAATCAGGCCGATGCAAGACTCGATGTGGCCGAGCGACACGGCACCACACTGGTACTGGCCATGCGCGACTGGCAATACCAGGCCTTCCGTACGCTCAACCGGTAA